The Lewinella sp. 4G2 nucleotide sequence TACGACGACGAGACCGACGAGGCGCGGGAAGCTATCCGCACGGCAAATCTCTTCTTCATCCTCGACTTCAACTCCTTCGACCGGATCGACAAAGTGAGCGAAGGGCTGATGGACGATAAGCGGCCGCGCATCATGATCGACCACCACCTCTACCCCGAGCCGGTGGCCGACATCATGTTTTCCGACCCGAGCTTCAGCTCGACTTGCGAAATGGTCTACCAGTTCATGGACGACCTCGGCCACGCCGGCTGGGTGACGGAAGACGTCGCAACCTGCCTCTATACGGGCATCGTGACCGACACCGGCGGCTTCAAGTACGCCACCTCACCCCGGCTGTTCCGCATCGTGGCGAAGCTGATCGAGGCGGGGACGGACGACTACAAGGTGCAGGACAACATCTGGAACACGATGACGGAGAAGCAACTCCGCATCCTCGGGCACTGCCTGGCCAACCGGATGGAACTCTACCCCGAGTACCGAACCGGCCTGATCTGGCTGACGCAGGAAGACTACAAGCATTTCGACATCAAACGGGGCGATACGGAAGGAATCGTGAATTACGTCCTCCGGATGCCCAACATGATGATTGCGGCCTTCATTCACGAGCAGCCGACGATCGTTAAGATGTCGCTCCGTTCGAAGGGAGATATGGACGTGCAGCAGATCTGCAAGTCTCACTTCCGGGGCGGTGGCCACAAGAATGCTTCGGGCGGGGCGTCGTTTGCGCCGCTGTCTACGACCATTAATAAATTTAAGGATTTGCTCCCTGACTATGCGGGCGAGATCGAATCGGCTTACTTGAAATTCAACCAATGAAAACTATGCGCATAATTTATTCCGCACTGCTCGCCGGTGCCATCCTGACCGGATGCCAAGACTCCACCACCGGTGGGCTCACGACGTCCGAACTCGGCAACCGCTACGAAGTAACGAATGCGGGCTCCGGCGAAGCCATCCAGACGGGTGAGTACGTGTACTTCCACGCCAAGATGAAAACGGAAGGCGATAGCGTCCTTTTCGATACGCGCACCACCGGCGGCGAAATGCCCGTCGTGCAGGCTGCCGCCGACGACGTGACCGAGATCGGCCCCGTTGAAGACGTACTCCGCTACCTGAAGGAGGGTGGCTCGGCGATGATCCGCGTCAACATCGAAGAGTTCCCCAGCAAGCCCCCCGGCCTGGAGAACGACACCGTCATCATCTACGACATCGACGTGATGGAAGTCCTCACCGAAGAAGCCTTCGAGGTACGCCGCGAAGAAGAAATGGCGAAGCTCGAAGCAAAGCGTGACGTTGTCCGCGTCCGTGGCGAAGAACGCCGCACTTTCGCCGAAGACATCCGCAACCAGTACGCCGCCGGCAAACTGGGTGAAGTACAGACGACCGAGACCGGTCTCAAATACATCATCCACGAAGAAGGTACCGGCGAACAGGCCCAGGCCGGCGACCGCGTGACGGTACAGTACATCGGCCAACTCGCCGAAGACGGCAAGCTGTTCGACCAGTCCTTCGAGCGTGGTGAAGGCATCCCCTTCCAGCTCGGTGCCCGCCAGGTCATCCCCGGTTGGGACGAAGGCATCGCCCTGCTGAAGGAAGGCGCCAAGGCGACCTTCTTCATTCCTTCCGACCTCGGTTATGGTGCCCAGGGCACGCCCGATGGTTCCATCCCTCCCGGCGCTGAACTCGCGTTTTACGTGGAGTTGGAGAAGGTGACGAAATAGGTTTTTTGCACTATAAAAAGCCCCCACCAAGAATTTTGGTGGGGGCTTTTTTTGTTAAAATCCTCTCCCCCCCGCCCCTCTCCAAGGGAGAGGGGAGCTGAATGTCCGGGGCAAGGGGAATTTAATTACGGGGTTATAGCGGAATTTCAAGTCTCGTTCACCATGGCACTATGACCCGGTAAACCCATTAACCTTCAACAATTCTATAGGTATCACGTCTCCCCTCTCCTTTGGAGAGGGGCCGGG carries:
- a CDS encoding bifunctional oligoribonuclease/PAP phosphatase NrnA, whose amino-acid sequence is MDYDIKEVKSLLASPKDVVIFSHRNPDGDAVGSSLGLLHYLRSQGHSVKIVLPSDYPDFLGYLPDVSNIIIYDDETDEAREAIRTANLFFILDFNSFDRIDKVSEGLMDDKRPRIMIDHHLYPEPVADIMFSDPSFSSTCEMVYQFMDDLGHAGWVTEDVATCLYTGIVTDTGGFKYATSPRLFRIVAKLIEAGTDDYKVQDNIWNTMTEKQLRILGHCLANRMELYPEYRTGLIWLTQEDYKHFDIKRGDTEGIVNYVLRMPNMMIAAFIHEQPTIVKMSLRSKGDMDVQQICKSHFRGGGHKNASGGASFAPLSTTINKFKDLLPDYAGEIESAYLKFNQ
- a CDS encoding FKBP-type peptidyl-prolyl cis-trans isomerase, which translates into the protein MRIIYSALLAGAILTGCQDSTTGGLTTSELGNRYEVTNAGSGEAIQTGEYVYFHAKMKTEGDSVLFDTRTTGGEMPVVQAAADDVTEIGPVEDVLRYLKEGGSAMIRVNIEEFPSKPPGLENDTVIIYDIDVMEVLTEEAFEVRREEEMAKLEAKRDVVRVRGEERRTFAEDIRNQYAAGKLGEVQTTETGLKYIIHEEGTGEQAQAGDRVTVQYIGQLAEDGKLFDQSFERGEGIPFQLGARQVIPGWDEGIALLKEGAKATFFIPSDLGYGAQGTPDGSIPPGAELAFYVELEKVTK